A window of Callospermophilus lateralis isolate mCalLat2 chromosome 13, mCalLat2.hap1, whole genome shotgun sequence contains these coding sequences:
- the Ren gene encoding renin, translating to MDRRSRMPRWGLLLVLWGSCTFGLPADTSSFRRIFLKKMPSVRDSLKDRGVDMARLSAEWGQFTRRLSFGNSTSPVVLTNYLDTQYYGEIGIGTPPQTFKVIFDTGSANLWVPSTKCSPLYTACEIHSLYDASESSSYLENGTEFTIHYGSGKVKGFLSQDVVTVGGITVTQTFGEVTELPLIPFMLAKFDGVLGMGFPAQAVGGVTPVFDHILSQRVLKEDVFSVYYSRDSHLLGGELVLGGSDPQYYQGNFHYVSISKTGSWQITMKGVSIGSVTLLCEEGCMAVVDTGASYISGPTSSLRLVMEALGAKEQSTDEYVVNCNQVPTLPDISFHLGGRAYTLTSADYVLQDPYSSEDLCTLALHGLDIPPPTGPIWALGASFIRKFYTEFDRHNNRIGFALAR from the exons GATCTTCCTCAAGAAAATGCCCTCCGTTCGGGACAGCCTGAAGGACCGAGGCGTGGATATGGCCAGGCTCAGTGCTGAGTGGGGCCAGTTCACCAGGCGGCTCTCCTTTGGCAACAGCACCTCACCAGTGGTCCTCACCAACTACCTGGAC ACCCAGTACTACGGTGAGATCGGCATCGGCACACCACCACAGACCTTCAAGGTCATCTTTGACACGGGTTCAGCCAACCTCTGGGTACCCTCCACCAAGTGCAGCCCCCTCTACACTGCCTGTG AGATTCACAGCCTCTACGACGCCTCAGAATCCTCCAGCTACTTGGAGAATGGGACGGAATTCACCATCCACTACGGATCAGGGAAGGTCAAAGGCTTCCTAAGCCAGGACGTAGTGACT GTGGGCGGAATCACAGTGACACAGACATTTGGAGAGGTCACAGAGCTGCCCTTGATTCCCTTCATGCTGGCCAAGTTTGATGGGGTTCTGGGCATGGGCTTCCCTGCACAGGCCGTCGGGGGTGTCACCCCCGTCTTTGACCACATCCTCTCCCAGAGGGTTCTGAAAGAAGACGTCTTCTCTGTCTACTACAGCAG GGACTCCCACCTGCTAGGGGGAGAGCTCGTGCTGGGGGGCAGTGACCCCCAGTATTACCAAGGGAACTTCCACTACGTGAGCATCAGCAAGACTGGCTCCTGGCAGATCACGATGAAGGG GGTGTCTATAGGGTCTGTCACCTTGCTGTGTGAGGAGGGCTGCATGGCAGTGGTGGACACTGGTGCATCCTACATCTCGGGTCCCACCAGCTCCCTGAGGCTGGTCATGGAGGCCCTGGGGGCCAAGGAGCAAAGCACAGATGAA TATGTCGTGAACTGCAACCAGGTGCCCACCCTCCCTGACATCTCCTTCCACCTGGGAGGCAGGGCCTACACGCTCACCAGTGCCGACTATGTGTTACAG GACCCCTACAGTAGTGAGGACCTGTGCACATTGGCCCTCCATGGCCTGGACATTCCACCGCCCACTGGGCCCATCTGGGCCTTGGGTGCCAGCTTCATCCGAAAGTTCTACACAGAGTTTGATCGGCATAATAATCGTATTGGCTTTGCATTGGCCCGCTGA